The bacterium DNA window TTTTCTGTGCTTCGCCCGGCGCCTGGCCGGCGACGACCTGTTCGAGCCCGAGGGCGAAGGCTTCCGGTAACGCCCGGAACCTTCTTGCGCCGGCCGCCGTTGTTATCGGCATGGGGGCGCCGCGGTCCACCAATCGCCATCCTCACCGTCGCTGAATCCGCCCGTCTTGCGATCGTCGCCGGCGCCCCAATTGCCTCGACGGGCTAGCATTTGGCTCACACATGAGCACCTCCACCGACGGATCGCGAAGGCCAGTCCACGTCACCGTCACCGGGGCCGCGGGCCAGATCGGATACGCGCTGCTGTTTCGCATCGCCTCGGGTCAGCTGCTGGGTCCGGACCAGCCGGTCGTCCTCCGCCTGCTGGAGATCGAGCCGGCGTTGAAGGCGCTCGAAGGCGTGGCCATGGAGCTGGACGACTGCGCCTTCCCGCTGCTCCACGACATGGTCCTCACGAGCCGGGCCGAGGAGGCGTTCGACGGCACGTCCTGGGCGCTGCTCGTGGGCTCGGTGCCGCGCAAGGCCGGCATGGAACGGGGCGACCTGCTATCCATCAACGGCGGGATCTTTGGGCCGCAGGGCAGAGCGATCGCCGCCAGGGCGGCGAGCGACGTGCGCATCCTCGTCGTCGGCAACCCCTGCAACACCAATTGCCTCATCGCCCGCGCCAACGCGCCCGAAATCGCGCCCGAGCGGTGGTTCGCGATGACCCGCCTGGACGAGAACCGCGCCAGGACCCAGCTCGCCAAGAAGGCGGGAGTGCCGGTCTCGGCGGTGTCGAACCTGACGATCTGGGGCAACCACTCGGCGACGCAGTACCCCGACGCCCGGAACGCGCGGATCGCCGGCCGGGGCGTCTACGAGGTGATCGAGGACCACGACTGGCTCAACAAGGAGTTCATCGGCACCGTCCAGAAGCGGGGCGCCGCGGTGATCGAGGCGCGTGGGATGTCGTCGGCCGCCTCCGCCGCCAACGCGGTGATCGACTCGATCAACAGCATCCGCAACCCGACCCCCAGGGGCGAATGGCACTCGCTGGCGGTGGTCAGCAAGGGAGAGTACGGGGCCCCGGAGGGCCTGCAGTTCGGCTTCCCGGTGCGCACCGACGGCACCAACTGGGAGGTCGTCCAGGGGCTGGAGCACGACGATGAGGCCAAGGAGCGTCTCCGGGTCACGACCGAAGAGCTGGTCCAGGAGCGGGAACTCGTCAAAGCGCTGGTCCCCTCCGCCGGGATGCACGCCTAGGGCCCCTCACCCCAACCCTCTCCCCAGGGGGAGAGGGAGATCGCTGTAAAGGCGCTATCCAACCAGGGCGGTCGTCCGGATGATTCGCGGCGTGCGACGAGATCCGATCCACATCGAACGTGCCCGACAACTCCGCAAGGACATGGGCGACGCCGAGCGGCGCTTGTGGTCGAGGCTGCGGGCGCGGCGACTGGCCAGTTACAAGTTCCGCCGGCAGCACGCGATCGGCCCGTACATCGCGGACTTCGCGAGCATCACCGGGCGCCTGGTCGTCGAGGTCGATGGCGGCGAGCACAACGAGCTCATCAACCAGAGGCGAGATGCCATGCGCACCCGGTACCTGCAACGAGCGGGTTACCGGGTTTTGCGCTTTTGGAACCACGAGGTCCTGTCCGAAACCGATGACGTCACCGAGGCGATCTGGAACGCGCTGAACGCTGCATCAACGAGTGGCCCTCTCCCCTCCGGGGAGAGGGTTGGGTGAGGGGCGGGTGCCGGCCTTCCGGCGGTTAGCGTCCATCTAATCTTTGGGGGTGAGCGTCACCCTCGACCGCCACAGCTTTCCGTTCACCGCGATCGTCGGCCAGGAGTCGATGAAGCTGGCTTTGATCCTTAACGCCATCGTGCCCACCATCGGCGGCGTTCTGATCCGCGGCGAGAAGGGCACGGGCAAGTCCACGGCCGTTCGCGCCCTGGCCCGGCTGCTCCCCGAGCACGACGTCGTCGAGGGCTGTCATTTCGGCTGCGACCCGACCGACCGCGAAGCCCTCTGCGCCGACTGCCGCGGGCGGGCCGGGGTCCTGCCCCACCACAAGCGCCGGATGCGCGTGGTCGAGCTGCCGATCAACTCGTCCGAGGACCGTGTGGTCGGCACGATCGACATCGAGGCGGCCCTGCGGACGGGCGCCCGGCGCTTCGAGCCGGGCGTGCTGGCGGAGGCCAACCGCAACATCCTCTACGTCGACGAGGTCAACCTGCTGGACGACCACCTGGTCGACGTGCTCCTCGACGCCGCGGCCATGGGCGTCAACGTGGTCGAGCGCGAGGGCGTGTCGTTCGCCCATCCAGCGCGGTTCATCCTGGTCGGGACGATGAACCCCGAGGAGGGGGAGCTGCGCCCGCAGCTGCTCGACCGCTTCGGCCTGTGCGTCGACGTCGAGGGCATCCGCGATCCCGACCAGCGCGTCCTGATCGCCGAGCGCGACGCGGCGTTCAAGCGGGGCGAGCACGAGTTCGCGAACGAATTCGCGGCCGCCGACAACAACCTGGCGCGCGCGCTGGGAGAGGCGATCGCGGCGGTGAAAAACGTGCGCGCCACACCGGGTCACGCGCGCCTGATCTCTTCGCTCTGCGTCGAGGCCGAGGTCCTGGGACACCGGGCCGACGTCGTCATCGACCACGCGGCGCGAGCCCTGGCGGCATACCGGCGTCACGCCGCGCCCGGCCGCGACGACATCTACGACGCCGCGGCCCTGGCGCTGGCGCACCGCGCCCGGCAGCCGTTGAAGCGAGACCAGGACGAGACCACCTCGGCCGAGCATGGGGAGGAGCAGGAGGGTTCGAAGCCGGCCGAGCCGGAAGCGGGCGACCCGCAGGCGTCGGACAGCGAGTCGGCGGCGGAAGCCTCGGCCGAGTCGAGCGCCAGCGCGTCCGACAGCGGCGAGCAGTCCGCCGGCAGCGACCAGGGCACGACGACCGGGGGCTCCAGCGGTCACGAGTCCGCGACCGACGCCGTGGAGACCTTCAACCTGCGGCGCATCGACCTGCCGCGGCAGAGACGCGTGCGCAAGCAGGGCGGCAAGCGCGCGGCGAGCCAGACTCCGGATCGCCGCGGCCGCTACGTGCGAGCGGAGCCGAAGGCCAAGGTCAACGACCTCGCCATCGACGCCACGGTGCGTGCGGCGGCGCCGATGCAGAAGGACCGGGGGCGCAGGGAGGGCGAACGCCTCAAGCTCGAGCGCGAAGACCTGCGGCAGAAGGTCCGCGAGCGCAAGGTGGGCAACCTGATCGTGTTCGTGGTCGACGCGTCGGCGTCGATGGACGCGGAGCAGCGCATGGCCGCGACCAAGGGCGCCATCCTGTCGCTCCTGCAGGACGCGTATGTGCGGCGCGATCGCGTCGCGGTCGTGATCTTCAAGAACCGGACCGCCGAGGTGGTGCTGCGCCCGACCTCCAGCGTGTCGCTCGCGCGCCGCCGCCTCGAGAGGCTTTCGGTCGGCGGCACGACGCCGCTGACGCACGGCCTGATGGCCGGCTACAAGGTGGTCAAGACCGAGCTGCTCCGCGACCCTTCGATCCGCCCGCTCCTGGTCCTCATCAGCGACGGTCGCGGCAACATCTCGATGTTCAAGGAAGAGCCGCTGATCGAAGCCCAGAAGGTGGCGGCGATGATCGAGGCCGAGCAGATCGATTCGCTGGTCATCGACTCCGCTCGCGACTACAGCCACCTGCCGTCGGTGCAGCACCTCGCGAGGGTGGCGCCGATGTATCAGACCTACGCGATCAACGCCTGCGCGGACCTGGCCGAGAGGATGGGCGCGCGCTACTACGGCCTGTACGACCTCTCGCGCGACGAGATCGCCTCGGCGGTGGAGCGCGAGCTCGGCAGGGGCGGCCGGTAACATTCCAAGCCTATGGCCATAGACCGATACTCCTATCCGTTCACCGCGATCGTCGGCCAGGACGAGATGAAGCTGGCATTGGTGCTCAACGCGATCAACCCGTCCATCGGCGGCGTCCTGATCCGCGGCGAGAAGGGCACCGGCAAGTCGACCGCGGTCCGCGCGCTCGCCAAGCTGCTGCCGGAGCAGCAGGTCGTCGAAGGCTGCCACTTCGGCTGCCACCCCGACGACCCCGAGGACTGGTGCCTCGACTGCCGCGAGCGGGCGCGATCGGGTGAGCTGCCGGTGACCACGCGGCGCATGCGCGTCGTCGAGCTGCCGATCAACGCCTCGGAAGACCGCGTCGTCGGCACCATCGACCTCGAGGCGGCGTTGAAGGAAGGCTCGCGACGCTTCGAGCCCGGAGTGCTCGCGGAGGCGAACCGGAACATCCTCTACGTGGACGAGGTCAACCTGCTCGACGACCACATCGTCGATGTGCTGCTGGACGCGGCCGCCATGGGCATCAACACCGTGGAGCGCGAGGGCGTGTCGGTCTCGCATCCATCGCGCTTCATCCTGGTCGGGACCATGAACCCCGAGGAGGGCGAGCTGCGGCCGCAGCTGCTCGACCGCTTCGGCCTGTGCGTCGACGTGGAGGGCATCCGCGACCTCGACCAGCGGGTCGCGATCGTCGAGAAAAGAGCCGTGTGGGAAGACGACCCCAACCTCTTCTACGAGCAGCACGCCGAGTCGGAGCAGAGCGTGCGCTCACAGATCGCCGAGGCGATCGCGACCTTTCCCGAGGTCGAGCTGCCGCGCGAGATGCTGCGGCTCATCGCTCAGATCTCGATCGCCTTGGAGGTCGACGGTCAC harbors:
- a CDS encoding malate dehydrogenase, with the translated sequence MSTSTDGSRRPVHVTVTGAAGQIGYALLFRIASGQLLGPDQPVVLRLLEIEPALKALEGVAMELDDCAFPLLHDMVLTSRAEEAFDGTSWALLVGSVPRKAGMERGDLLSINGGIFGPQGRAIAARAASDVRILVVGNPCNTNCLIARANAPEIAPERWFAMTRLDENRARTQLAKKAGVPVSAVSNLTIWGNHSATQYPDARNARIAGRGVYEVIEDHDWLNKEFIGTVQKRGAAVIEARGMSSAASAANAVIDSINSIRNPTPRGEWHSLAVVSKGEYGAPEGLQFGFPVRTDGTNWEVVQGLEHDDEAKERLRVTTEELVQERELVKALVPSAGMHA
- a CDS encoding endonuclease domain-containing protein; its protein translation is MIRGVRRDPIHIERARQLRKDMGDAERRLWSRLRARRLASYKFRRQHAIGPYIADFASITGRLVVEVDGGEHNELINQRRDAMRTRYLQRAGYRVLRFWNHEVLSETDDVTEAIWNALNAASTSGPLPSGERVG
- a CDS encoding VWA domain-containing protein produces the protein MKLALILNAIVPTIGGVLIRGEKGTGKSTAVRALARLLPEHDVVEGCHFGCDPTDREALCADCRGRAGVLPHHKRRMRVVELPINSSEDRVVGTIDIEAALRTGARRFEPGVLAEANRNILYVDEVNLLDDHLVDVLLDAAAMGVNVVEREGVSFAHPARFILVGTMNPEEGELRPQLLDRFGLCVDVEGIRDPDQRVLIAERDAAFKRGEHEFANEFAAADNNLARALGEAIAAVKNVRATPGHARLISSLCVEAEVLGHRADVVIDHAARALAAYRRHAAPGRDDIYDAAALALAHRARQPLKRDQDETTSAEHGEEQEGSKPAEPEAGDPQASDSESAAEASAESSASASDSGEQSAGSDQGTTTGGSSGHESATDAVETFNLRRIDLPRQRRVRKQGGKRAASQTPDRRGRYVRAEPKAKVNDLAIDATVRAAAPMQKDRGRREGERLKLEREDLRQKVRERKVGNLIVFVVDASASMDAEQRMAATKGAILSLLQDAYVRRDRVAVVIFKNRTAEVVLRPTSSVSLARRRLERLSVGGTTPLTHGLMAGYKVVKTELLRDPSIRPLLVLISDGRGNISMFKEEPLIEAQKVAAMIEAEQIDSLVIDSARDYSHLPSVQHLARVAPMYQTYAINACADLAERMGARYYGLYDLSRDEIASAVERELGRGGR
- a CDS encoding magnesium chelatase ATPase subunit I, encoding MAIDRYSYPFTAIVGQDEMKLALVLNAINPSIGGVLIRGEKGTGKSTAVRALAKLLPEQQVVEGCHFGCHPDDPEDWCLDCRERARSGELPVTTRRMRVVELPINASEDRVVGTIDLEAALKEGSRRFEPGVLAEANRNILYVDEVNLLDDHIVDVLLDAAAMGINTVEREGVSVSHPSRFILVGTMNPEEGELRPQLLDRFGLCVDVEGIRDLDQRVAIVEKRAVWEDDPNLFYEQHAESEQSVRSQIAEAIATFPEVELPREMLRLIAQISIALEVDGHRSDLVCARAAQAKAAYDSASEVGVGHVGEVAEMVFAHRVHSVPFGKGGPNLGEVIARMVGQA